The window TACTAAAGAGATTACCAAAGAAGCAGTAAAGTAGTAAAAATAGGCATTAGTTAGCGCTGTGTGCTTTGTACAGTGTGCGGCGGCGGGCGGGGGGGTAGTTATTCAGGTGAAGTAGTGACTGTGTGAATCTCAATGTTCGAGTCCATGTTCACTTCCGATACTGAAACATCACTTTGGTCTACGAAAGCCTCTGTTCTCTCCGGCGACTCCACCCGGTTCCTCACCTCCGCCACCCCTGGGTGGTTTTTCCGTAAATGCTGATTAAGCGTGCCCTGGAAGGGGAAGCACTTGCCACAAACTTCACAGCGGAAAGGCTTGTCATCCGTGTGGCCACGTATGTGGTATTCCAGTTGGTCTTTGCGCGTGTACTTCTTGCCACAGAACTTGCATACAAAAGGTGTGATGCCCATGTGAAGGCGCATGTGACGGTCCAGACTCCCCTTCTGGTTGAAGGTCTTGCCGCAGTAGATGCAGATCAGTCTCTCGTTGTATGGATGCCAGTAGCCCCGAGTGGACCTCTCGCGGGGGCTGCTCTCGTAAGCCGGGGTGCTCACAACCGTTTCGTTTTCGGGACTTTGGATGACGTTTTGCACCTCGCTGGTTACGTGCGACGCTCTCTTTGAGCGCACCCGGCCACCTCGATAGCAGCTCAGCATGGATCTGGAAGGACTGGAGTTACTTATGCTCCCGTAGGGCTCGGAAATGTTGCTATTTTGGGAAGCAGCTTGTGAATAGGAATATGTATGTTGCAAAACAGACCCGTAGGAACCTACATTCAGTGTCACCACCTGCTCTCCGTCAACCATCTCAGTGTGGTAGCCATCGTCACCGAGTGAAGAGCTATCGGAGCAGCTTGGCCGATCGGACTTCTCGGTTTTGACTTTCACTTCGGCTATCTGATTCTCTCTCGGCACGTCGCCCTGTTCAGGTTCTCCTTCTATCTGAATTTCATGTTCTGAAATACTGCCGTTGCTACCACGGTCTGACTGCCCCTCTTCTTGAGGACGGTTCCTTAGACTTTTGTTGGCCACTCCTTCCATCTTTAAGTCATTACCTACAATTGACTGTCGCACGTGCCCGCTATACGGAGGAGATATATCCACCGGGTTGGCAAAGTAGCTATCATCTTTGACTCCGTTATGGTTACTTTGACCATCCTCCCCTCCTGCAACGTTAATTTTTGAGTGGATGCTCTCTAGGATGTGGGTGCACTTGTCGATGACACATTGCATTTGGAGAAAGCTGGCGGCGGTCAGGAAGCTCACAACATCCTTAAGCTGTACGGACATTCTTCCAGTGTAGCAAAATGACAGTAATTGTTCAAACACGTTGGGGTTTTTGATAACAGATATCGTGAGGCCACTCATGGTACTTAGCGCTGAATGGTCGCGGAAATAAGGAGAACTGGCGGCAAGGACTGCCTTGTGTGCACGAAAAGGCTGACCTTGAATGTGGACAATTATGTCACATAGCTTCCCCTGCATCCGTAGCTCATTGAGCTGGCTGAGGACTGTACTACTGTACTCCGGCACGTCAAACTGGATGAAGCTGTTGCTGTCCATCTTGTCTGCCTTTACGAGTctctgcaaaagaaaaaaaacaaaaacacagcgTCACCCTGGGAGGTCCAACATTTATCAATATTCAGAGAAAGTCTAATAATGCAATCAGTAGCGCAGCCATAACCCCCAATACATGTGCAAAAACTGTTTTAACAAACCGCCCCACCAGTCCCCAGTCTACCATAATAGAAGAATCTTTGAAAGCTAGGTACTTTCAATGGTGGTCCCTCACTGAAAGGGGATGAAAAGCATTAGTATTTTTAGGTGTGCCCTATTAGAAAGTTGCAACCACACTTAAAAAGATGAACAAGCAGCAAATGTATCCGGGAGTCCCATCACTTTTCCCTTTGAAATGATTTTTGGGGAAAGATGCACCAGGTCCAAGCATTTCAAAAGACCATCTTTTTTGGGGTTGATGAAGATGAACCACTAGTCTAGCGGCAGCTAGAATACAAGGTTTGtggctttaatttttttcccccttaccAACCCTTttccagcattttttttttaattacctctCAAAATTTAGGATATGCCATCATTGTAATAAACCTAGATCCCACTTCTGAGACCTTCATTAAACCTGAGATAAAGGGGACGTATCGCTAGTTAGACCCTGAAGAAGGGCACCCCTGCCTGGGAGAAGAACCATGCTCTGATCTTTGTCACAATAAAGATACAGACTGTATACAATTGTGCTGCCCCCTCAGTCTTGGGTGGTCTTGGAGACCATAACATAATGATATTATGCAGAGGCAGCAGTTTTTATGTTATCACCGTTGTCCTCGATTCTCccctcattactgtcctgtagtTGGCTGCACGTACGTGAAAACGTGACATGACCGTTGACCTCTGGACTCGAGATACAGTAATAGTTGGCAGCTGCAGAGTGCGGAGAGGTAACCAGACGGAACTGAAGCCACTTATCATCCAGGAAATTATCAGGCAGATTAGCGGTGGCAGCGCTACAAGATGCGGAGGATACCGGCACATCACACCAGTAGTAATCTGCAGCAGAGGAATCTTATTTACGTGTCCGGAGTCGTAGAAAAATCTTATTGTATAAGGAACAATATGTGTAAGGAACAATGACAATCAGAGGCGCAGCACGCCGACGGTTAAATAGGCGCACAATGGCTTTACTTCCACATTTCTTTATTCCCCCCCACCCCAAACAATAAAAACTAATTGCCCCAGGGATTTTCTAACTAAGACGATCGGCTGCAAATCCACTGACGTGTGCAGGAATATTCGGGTTTGAGCTGTAAAGTAGGTTAGCGGGGTGGGAGACAGACGGCGCAGCTCTGTATTTTTCTCGCTGCGCCTCTCTAAACAGATATTGATATTCATGGAGAACACATTTAAATTCAGACGTTCTCGCCGCATTAATGTATTTGCATAGATCTGAAAAAGTCATTTTCATCTGCTGCGTATTATGTTCAAAGCCTGGGAGGAGAGCGGGCGTCTGcaaatgggaaaaccacaatcACAACACCGAGGTAGTAGGAACAAGATCGCCATATTTAGGGCAGTGGAGCCAACGTGATGAGCGCGCCATTCAAGCCACGATCAATTGGAAATATTTGAGACGTGCTTGCACAGGTGTGAACACTCTTATGATCGGAGAATGAGCCCATGTTCAGAATTCCCATTTATGGATTGTTTAGATGCTAAATATAGTGCCTTCGATATCCATATTCCTCGGACCGGGGGCCATATAGTTATATAGGATAACGTTACAAGCCTCTGCAAGGTGGTGGGAATTGGGAAGGTCCAAATACAAGTCAAAAATTGGTTATAAAACACTCAGGGCattgcaaaaaattaaaaagcataTTTAGAATTTTACCATCCAGTacaacaatgacccaaagcagaaCTCCCAAGTAAAGGATGGCTTCACCGGGGCAAGATCAAAGTATTGGAATTATCCGGCCTGAGCCCATTAGTTCCATTGGGGTATATGGACATCAGAGAAGCTGGTCTGCAGGTTGAGAGCCTCCTCTGTAGAGCAGTGACTTTTGCAGATTGGGACAGTCCAGTAATCCTAAACTCCATAATAGGGGAGCATCCCTCATAGTAAAGAACTGGTCTGACCCCAAGGTAAAGTTCAATCAGAAATTGCTATATATAAATTGTACTAATATTAGTAGACAATTCCCCGCTCTGAGCTATAACATCGATAGTGGTTCCATCACAGATGAGGAGCATCGTGTCTGTGTCCACCCTCGTATCACAGTATAAGCGATTGTATAAGTAGGTCAGGAGGAAGTGGAATAGAACTAATAGAAGCAATACACCATATCCATTGTAGATCTAACATGACATGGATTCCCTTGTCTTAGGGTATCAGCACAGGGTCAGGATTTGATATACATGTAAACCAAACCCAGAAGAGGACCCTAGGCAGGGAAAAGGTATGGAGGAAAGGTCTGAACACGTTCCATGTTTTGTTCTACAAATCGCGATTGTGTGCAGGTCACATTAGATCTTTACATCCGTGTTCTGCTGGTGAACGAAGAACACGTCTATGATATAGTGAAGTCTTCTCTGACCAGACCACCACTTTTTGGTACACGTGTATCTTCTCGTTTGATCCGGCGCTATATCCAACACTGTTGCAGATTACATTCTTATA is drawn from Engystomops pustulosus chromosome 9, aEngPut4.maternal, whole genome shotgun sequence and contains these coding sequences:
- the ZBTB34 gene encoding zinc finger and BTB domain-containing protein 34, which gives rise to MDSNSFIQFDVPEYSSTVLSQLNELRMQGKLCDIIVHIQGQPFRAHKAVLAASSPYFRDHSALSTMSGLTISVIKNPNVFEQLLSFCYTGRMSVQLKDVVSFLTAASFLQMQCVIDKCTHILESIHSKINVAGGEDGQSNHNGVKDDSYFANPVDISPPYSGHVRQSIVGNDLKMEGVANKSLRNRPQEEGQSDRGSNGSISEHEIQIEGEPEQGDVPRENQIAEVKVKTEKSDRPSCSDSSSLGDDGYHTEMVDGEQVVTLNVGSYGSVLQHTYSYSQAASQNSNISEPYGSISNSSPSRSMLSCYRGGRVRSKRASHVTSEVQNVIQSPENETVVSTPAYESSPRERSTRGYWHPYNERLICIYCGKTFNQKGSLDRHMRLHMGITPFVCKFCGKKYTRKDQLEYHIRGHTDDKPFRCEVCGKCFPFQGTLNQHLRKNHPGVAEVRNRVESPERTEAFVDQSDVSVSEVNMDSNIEIHTVTTSPE